CCGAGACGTGGCCGAAGATATCGGTTGGCACGAAGGACTTGCCGACCTCTCACTTCATATTCAGCGGCTTCGCTCAGCGATGGGCATCTAGCCCAAAAGCTCGTCTGCGTCAGGCATCTCGATATCCAAGGGGTTATCGCTCGTCTTGATGAATTGGACCAAGTGGTCCACGTACGAGGTGAACGGCGGGCACGTATCAAGCCCCTTGAGCGCCTTCGACGTGTTGATGGCGTTGTAGATCGTGAGCTGGTTGAAATCGTCCATGAATTGGCGAGGGCTTCGGGTCATTTTTTCCAGATAGGGGAACTTCATGACCATCTTGGCGATTTTGTATGGGAATCGGCCCACAGGCGCTGCGCGGCCTACCGAATGCGCCACGATATCGAAGACTTTTCGTGCTGAAAGTGGGTTCGGATCGGCAATATGAAAGGTCTTCGAGGCCGTGTCGTCAGCCATGCTGATGGAGTGCATCGCGTTACACACGTAGTCGACCGGAACCATGTTGAGGGGCTTGTCGCCTTTGCCCGGCATGAGGATGGGCATATTAGGCGGCATCAAAACGATGGCATTCATGATGTAGTACGGACCGGCCATTTTCTCGATTTCGCCGTTCCTGGAGTCCCCGACGATGATCGAAGGTCTGAATACGGAAATCGGAATATGTCTCATGGCGTTGCGCATGAGTTTTTCGGCTTCGAACTTGGT
This Microvenator marinus DNA region includes the following protein-coding sequences:
- a CDS encoding SDR family oxidoreductase, which translates into the protein MTKRDILITGYPSFLARRLLDTILEREKDITIRLLARRDHVDDAARRIEELERPDVDIQLLSGDVVSMDLGLSGAEYLDIVEHVTDIYHIASIWYLGVDKQTIHEVNVDGARNVIDAAMEMKNLRRLNHFSTAFVAGDRTGVIMEDELDEGQTFRNAYESTKFEAEKLMRNAMRHIPISVFRPSIIVGDSRNGEIEKMAGPYYIMNAIVLMPPNMPILMPGKGDKPLNMVPVDYVCNAMHSISMADDTASKTFHIADPNPLSARKVFDIVAHSVGRAAPVGRFPYKIAKMVMKFPYLEKMTRSPRQFMDDFNQLTIYNAINTSKALKGLDTCPPFTSYVDHLVQFIKTSDNPLDIEMPDADELLG